A stretch of Clostridiales bacterium DNA encodes these proteins:
- a CDS encoding glycogen/starch/alpha-glucan phosphorylase, with protein sequence MNKTTNEVQELVLDKLARYFAITPDKATDDQIYKAVSLVVRDLLLQKKQENNARIANGKYKRVYYLCMEFLIGRSLKNNLFNLGLTDQFKECLKNMKFSLDDIFERESDAGLGNGGLGRLASCFMDSLATLNYPAMGFTIKYQYGLFRQRIVDNQQVELPDMWLPSGEVWMMPRSDKRFTVNFGGRVEEREENGRMHVRYVDCDSVDALAYDVMISGYGDNAGVSVLRLWSSASTTQFDMHSFSRGEYEKAMQRDKEAELISKVLYPGDDHSQGKQLRLQQEYFLVSASLQSIIKDHLRLYKSLKNLPDKAVIHANDTHPALAIPELMRLLMDEHGFSWDEAWDITIRTVNYTNHTVMAEALEKWDENMFRTVLPRIYAITCEINRRFVTALEQDHADGRKIDAMRILHNNQVKMANLCVIGSQKVNGVSALHSDIIKDTIFSEFSEIYPDKFTNVTNGITHRRWLIQSNPRLAALITELIGADFYTKPEQLANLMKFANDKTVLDKIGKIKQANKKDYAEYIKKTTGFVLNPESRFDTQIKRLHEYKRQLLNVLKIVHYYLELLDDPNKQVAPQTFIFGAKAAGSYMHAKRIIQLINCLSKEIQKNPAIKSKLDVMFVENYNVTQAEHLIPASEVSEQISLAGKEASGTSNMKFMINGAVTLGTLDGANVEIGEYVGDDNIFIFGLKTEEVERAWRAGYNSSNIYAHNDQIKRVVDRLRVGFDGESFSDIADYLILGSYQVADPYMCLLDFDDYLSAADKMGKAYADTAKWNKMAFVNIAKAGIFSSDRSINDYAKNIWALKKVKK encoded by the coding sequence ATGAATAAGACAACCAATGAAGTGCAGGAACTTGTACTTGATAAGCTCGCCCGATACTTTGCTATCACTCCCGATAAAGCGACCGATGATCAAATATACAAGGCGGTTTCACTGGTAGTTCGCGACCTTCTGCTCCAAAAGAAGCAGGAGAATAACGCGCGTATAGCCAACGGCAAGTATAAACGCGTGTATTACCTTTGCATGGAATTCCTTATCGGCAGATCGCTCAAAAACAATCTGTTCAACCTCGGGCTCACCGATCAGTTCAAGGAATGCCTTAAAAATATGAAGTTCTCGCTCGACGACATTTTCGAGCGCGAGAGCGACGCGGGACTTGGTAACGGCGGTCTCGGCAGGCTTGCGTCCTGCTTTATGGACAGTCTTGCTACCCTCAACTATCCCGCAATGGGCTTTACAATTAAATACCAGTACGGCTTGTTCCGTCAGCGCATTGTCGACAACCAGCAGGTCGAGCTGCCCGATATGTGGCTGCCGAGCGGCGAGGTGTGGATGATGCCGCGCTCGGATAAGCGGTTTACCGTCAACTTCGGCGGACGCGTCGAGGAGCGCGAGGAGAACGGCAGAATGCACGTGCGCTACGTCGATTGCGACAGCGTGGACGCGCTCGCGTACGACGTTATGATCTCGGGCTACGGCGACAATGCCGGCGTAAGCGTTCTCAGGCTTTGGTCGTCCGCTTCGACTACGCAGTTCGATATGCACTCGTTCTCGCGCGGCGAGTACGAAAAAGCGATGCAGCGCGACAAGGAAGCCGAGCTCATTTCCAAAGTCCTGTATCCCGGCGACGACCATAGCCAGGGCAAGCAGCTTCGGCTGCAACAGGAATACTTCCTTGTTTCGGCGTCGTTGCAGAGCATTATCAAAGACCACCTGCGCCTTTACAAGAGCCTTAAAAACCTGCCCGACAAGGCGGTCATTCACGCTAACGACACCCACCCCGCGCTCGCTATTCCCGAGCTTATGCGCTTGCTCATGGACGAGCACGGCTTCTCGTGGGACGAAGCGTGGGATATCACTATCCGCACGGTCAACTACACCAACCACACCGTCATGGCGGAAGCGCTCGAAAAGTGGGACGAGAATATGTTCCGCACCGTGCTCCCGCGTATCTATGCTATCACTTGCGAGATCAACCGCAGGTTCGTCACCGCGCTCGAACAGGATCACGCCGACGGGCGCAAGATCGACGCGATGCGTATACTCCATAACAATCAGGTCAAAATGGCTAACCTTTGCGTTATCGGCTCGCAAAAGGTCAACGGCGTTTCGGCGCTGCATAGCGATATAATCAAGGACACGATATTCAGCGAGTTCAGCGAGATCTATCCCGACAAGTTCACCAACGTGACTAACGGTATCACGCACCGTCGCTGGCTCATCCAGTCCAACCCGCGGCTCGCCGCGCTCATTACCGAGCTTATCGGTGCGGACTTCTACACCAAGCCCGAACAGCTCGCTAACCTTATGAAGTTCGCAAACGACAAGACCGTGCTCGACAAGATCGGCAAGATCAAGCAGGCGAACAAAAAGGATTACGCCGAGTATATCAAAAAGACGACGGGCTTCGTGCTCAATCCCGAATCGCGCTTCGATACGCAGATCAAGCGTTTGCACGAGTATAAGCGTCAGCTTTTGAATGTGCTCAAAATAGTGCATTACTACCTCGAACTTTTGGACGATCCCAATAAGCAGGTCGCGCCGCAGACCTTTATATTCGGCGCGAAAGCCGCGGGCAGCTATATGCACGCCAAGCGCATTATTCAGCTTATCAACTGCTTGTCGAAAGAGATTCAAAAGAACCCCGCTATCAAGAGCAAGCTTGACGTTATGTTCGTAGAGAACTACAACGTTACGCAGGCGGAGCACCTCATTCCCGCGTCAGAGGTCAGCGAACAGATTTCGCTCGCCGGTAAGGAAGCGTCGGGCACGTCCAACATGAAGTTCATGATAAACGGTGCGGTCACGCTCGGCACGCTCGACGGCGCGAACGTCGAGATCGGCGAGTACGTCGGCGACGATAACATCTTCATCTTCGGGCTTAAAACCGAGGAAGTCGAGCGCGCGTGGCGTGCGGGCTATAACTCGTCTAATATTTACGCGCATAACGACCAGATTAAGCGCGTTGTCGATAGGCTCCGCGTGGGCTTCGACGGCGAGAGCTTCTCCGATATTGCCGACTATCTCATTCTCGGCAGCTATCAGGTCGCCGACCCGTATATGTGCTTGCTCGATTTCGACGATTACCTCAGCGCCGCCGACAAGATGGGCAAGGCTTACGCCGATACCGCTAAGTGGAACAAGATGGCGTTCGTCAATATCGCCAAGGCGGGTATCTTCTCGTCCGATAGGTCGATCAACGATTATGCTAAGAATATCTGGGCGCTTAAAAAAGTTAAGAAATAA
- a CDS encoding glycoside hydrolase family 13 protein, giving the protein MNKTVSFFPNCEKYKTPTGAVTVGEPVSLTLKFTRPQNPSEVFLVLTKHGEDPVRYAMNCVKDEDGEYTYSITVKVTSSGVYFYHFDIQTDEQTYRVGGGDDLHALLGKGSDWQLTVTADEYAPTFVDGGVMYEIMPDRFFIGGERNKTKSYASYREDWGGVPEFRADGEGRIANVDFFGGNLKGITKKLTYLKNLGVTCVCLTPIFEAHSNHKYDVGNYMRVDSDFGTIDDLKDLIKKANKRGIKIILDGVFSHTGDDSIYFNKHGGYDSVGAYQSVKSPYYPWYKFRNWNNDYECRYNIDIMPTTDPQNAMFDEFVNGQEGVIRYWTRMGLGGWRLDVCDQLGDEFIAHCAKAVKKENADALVYGELFVDASNPIIDGVRRSFIADGKLDSVTNYPFKEDILNFVRCGDSARLNNTVAFVINNYPKHALDSLMNVLGNHDTARLMTVLGDNGHIECKEDKATAKVKNREEASKLVKLASALQYTLPGVPCVYYGDEVGMEGFEDPFNRKCYPWGEADKELLKWYKKLGAVRTNEREIFAHGRYCAIDADHGVMFFKRKLGNEIIYVIVNNSGSEYTPELPETEYTDLMTYKPFKGKVDDKSVAIIKATKQTVIPEKPQKKK; this is encoded by the coding sequence ATGAATAAAACTGTATCGTTCTTTCCCAATTGCGAAAAGTACAAAACGCCTACGGGCGCGGTCACGGTGGGCGAACCCGTAAGCCTTACGCTTAAATTCACGCGCCCGCAAAACCCGTCCGAGGTTTTCCTCGTTCTCACAAAGCACGGCGAAGACCCTGTGCGCTACGCGATGAACTGCGTTAAGGACGAGGACGGCGAGTATACCTATTCGATAACCGTCAAGGTCACGAGCTCGGGCGTGTACTTCTATCACTTCGATATCCAGACCGACGAGCAGACCTACCGCGTCGGCGGCGGCGACGATCTTCACGCGCTTCTCGGCAAGGGCAGCGATTGGCAGCTTACCGTTACGGCGGACGAGTACGCGCCCACGTTTGTCGACGGCGGCGTCATGTACGAGATCATGCCCGATAGGTTCTTTATCGGCGGCGAGCGCAACAAGACCAAGAGCTATGCGTCTTACCGCGAGGACTGGGGCGGCGTGCCCGAGTTCCGTGCGGACGGCGAGGGCAGGATAGCCAACGTTGATTTCTTCGGCGGCAATCTCAAAGGCATAACCAAGAAGCTTACATACCTCAAAAACCTCGGCGTGACTTGCGTTTGCCTTACGCCTATATTCGAGGCGCATTCCAATCATAAGTACGACGTCGGCAACTATATGCGCGTGGACAGCGATTTCGGCACTATCGACGATCTTAAAGACCTTATCAAGAAAGCGAATAAGCGCGGTATCAAGATCATTCTCGACGGCGTGTTCTCGCACACGGGCGACGACAGTATTTACTTCAATAAGCACGGCGGTTATGATAGCGTCGGCGCGTACCAGTCGGTCAAGTCGCCGTACTATCCGTGGTACAAGTTCAGGAACTGGAACAACGATTACGAGTGCAGATATAATATCGATATCATGCCGACGACCGATCCGCAGAACGCTATGTTCGACGAGTTCGTCAACGGGCAGGAAGGCGTTATTCGCTACTGGACGCGTATGGGCTTGGGCGGTTGGAGACTGGACGTCTGCGACCAGCTCGGCGACGAGTTTATCGCGCACTGCGCAAAAGCGGTCAAGAAGGAAAACGCCGACGCGCTCGTTTACGGCGAGTTGTTCGTCGACGCGTCCAATCCTATTATCGACGGCGTAAGACGGAGCTTTATCGCCGACGGCAAGCTCGACAGCGTAACCAACTATCCGTTCAAGGAAGACATACTTAACTTCGTGCGTTGCGGCGACAGTGCGCGGCTCAATAATACCGTCGCGTTTGTGATAAACAACTATCCCAAGCACGCGCTCGACAGCCTGATGAACGTGCTCGGCAACCACGACACGGCAAGGCTCATGACGGTGCTCGGCGATAACGGACATATCGAGTGCAAAGAGGATAAGGCGACGGCTAAGGTCAAGAACAGGGAAGAAGCGAGTAAGCTCGTCAAGCTCGCGTCGGCGTTGCAGTATACGCTTCCGGGCGTGCCTTGCGTGTATTACGGCGACGAGGTCGGCATGGAAGGCTTCGAGGACCCGTTCAATAGAAAGTGCTATCCTTGGGGCGAAGCCGATAAGGAATTGCTCAAATGGTATAAAAAGCTTGGCGCGGTAAGAACTAACGAGCGCGAGATCTTTGCGCACGGCAGGTACTGCGCTATCGACGCCGATCACGGCGTAATGTTCTTCAAGCGCAAGCTTGGGAATGAAATAATATATGTTATCGTCAATAACTCGGGCAGCGAGTATACTCCCGAATTGCCTGAGACCGAGTACACCGACTTGATGACGTATAAGCCGTTCAAGGGCAAGGTCGACGATAAGAGCGTAGCTATTATTAAAGCCACCAAGCAAACGGTTATACCCGAAAAACCGCAAAAGAAAAAATAA
- a CDS encoding glycogen synthase, whose amino-acid sequence MAKAKMTNVLFVTTEAIPFASTGSMGDVCSALPRALIKTKKTDARVMLPLYKEVAEHYKDQMTFVCNITVQLGWRNQYCGLFRMEYDGVVFYFVDNEYYFKRSKIYGYYDDAERFAFLSRAALELIPHLDFKPEVLQSNDHLTALVPVYYALDYKDKPEYKNIKNVFTIHNINYQGLYPAVIAGDVFGIPEDKLSVVEFNGAINLVKGAIVTCDKITTLSPQYAREIRLPEFSGGLDGILIENRAKIVGILNGIDIDEFNPEKSPSLFVNYNANTLDKKKKNKIELQRMLSLPEDEDVPLVCMIAHMAPYKGYDLLRKSINKDNGGNILDTNIQLVVVGQGDSDIEGYLTHIQNMYSSRVRALITTNRDLYKKVLAAADICLLPSRTEPCGLMQMYACAFGAVPVARATGGLIDTVVDCGKGDAGNGFLFEEYDSDVMDKTITRAVSMYYYHRDEWDALVKRAMHCDFSWNKAALEFNVLYRVICG is encoded by the coding sequence ATGGCAAAAGCAAAAATGACCAACGTTTTATTCGTTACGACGGAGGCGATACCGTTCGCTTCCACGGGCAGTATGGGCGACGTATGCTCGGCGCTCCCCCGCGCGCTCATCAAGACCAAAAAGACTGACGCGCGCGTAATGCTTCCGCTTTACAAGGAAGTTGCCGAACACTACAAGGACCAAATGACCTTCGTGTGCAATATCACCGTTCAGCTCGGCTGGCGTAACCAATACTGCGGACTGTTCCGCATGGAATACGATGGCGTGGTTTTCTACTTCGTAGACAACGAGTACTACTTCAAGCGCAGCAAAATCTACGGCTATTACGACGACGCCGAACGGTTCGCGTTCCTTTCGCGCGCCGCGCTCGAACTCATTCCGCACCTCGATTTCAAGCCCGAGGTCCTGCAATCGAACGACCATCTTACGGCGCTCGTGCCCGTTTACTATGCGCTCGATTACAAGGATAAGCCCGAATACAAGAATATCAAAAACGTTTTCACCATTCACAACATAAACTATCAGGGGCTGTATCCCGCAGTAATTGCGGGCGACGTGTTCGGCATACCCGAAGACAAGCTGTCCGTGGTCGAGTTCAACGGCGCGATTAACCTCGTTAAGGGCGCGATCGTCACGTGCGATAAGATCACCACGCTGTCGCCGCAGTACGCGCGCGAGATCAGGCTTCCGGAGTTTTCGGGCGGGCTCGACGGCATACTCATCGAGAACCGCGCAAAAATAGTCGGCATACTCAACGGCATCGACATAGACGAGTTCAACCCCGAAAAATCGCCGTCGCTGTTCGTTAATTACAACGCGAACACGCTCGATAAAAAGAAGAAGAACAAGATCGAGCTTCAACGTATGCTCTCGCTTCCCGAGGACGAGGACGTGCCGCTTGTGTGCATGATAGCGCACATGGCGCCGTACAAGGGCTATGACCTTTTACGCAAGTCCATCAACAAGGACAACGGCGGCAACATTCTCGACACCAATATCCAGCTAGTAGTCGTGGGGCAGGGCGATTCGGATATCGAAGGGTATCTCACTCACATCCAGAACATGTACAGCAGCCGCGTGCGCGCGCTCATCACCACCAACCGCGACCTTTATAAGAAAGTGCTCGCGGCGGCGGACATTTGCTTGCTCCCGTCGCGCACCGAGCCGTGCGGACTTATGCAAATGTACGCTTGCGCGTTCGGCGCAGTGCCGGTCGCTCGCGCAACGGGCGGGCTTATCGATACGGTCGTAGACTGCGGCAAGGGCGACGCCGGTAACGGCTTCCTGTTCGAGGAATACGATTCCGACGTTATGGACAAGACGATCACCCGCGCCGTGTCCATGTACTACTACCACCGCGACGAGTGGGACGCACTCGTCAAGCGCGCCATGCACTGCGACTTCTCGTGGAATAAAGCCGCGCTGGAATTCAACGTACTTTATCGAGTAATTTGCGGCTAA